A DNA window from Syngnathus typhle isolate RoL2023-S1 ecotype Sweden linkage group LG2, RoL_Styp_1.0, whole genome shotgun sequence contains the following coding sequences:
- the gpkow gene encoding G-patch domain and KOW motifs-containing protein has translation MASHGNDSSSSFFSSSEDQNEKKTSVSFGFAKTFSKFKPPSGDVVTRKDDIDYLTGITRNQLQSTKPSESPTERIIPLILKNRWRAPDQEGQNLERGDKICESTQFNGDGSGGKTHENDSVEAQAVKELIEESRRKLEEMEAKPNLNLTIPLLAQNKVPDGFEDGDHLNVELRPDPSTEEDYERVPVEGYGMAILKGMGWKKGEGIGRTFKQDVKPYEYKPRVIGLGLGADRSAIKDLEPGKRRRPPKPGEERDKEEEEEQLVLARGGCVLLESGAHKERYGKIEALDTDNARVLVRLAIGGDVVSVHQYAVKLVKQKEYDRYGKDLSRLSKAHKTKVKEEREPDERQQREDKERRQTDGVKHASSEGGKDDRKRKHRESSYDSDKPLEKEARQAKAPPSWLQRDLKVRFVDKDFKGGKYYNSKMRVEDVLTPSTCICRTEEGRLIDDVTQDMLETIVPKSEYDAIMVVLGEHRGQVGSILQRDKNKCRATVQLDRYEKKLFTLDYDFICHYVGATDHY, from the exons ATGGCGTCGCACGGGAATGATTCGTCTTCGTCTTTTTTCTCGTCTTCGGAGGaccaaaatgagaaaaaaacatccgtTTCGTTCGGTTTTGCTAAAACCTTTAGCAAATTCAAACCTCCGAGCGGTGACGTTGTAACAAGGAAAGATGACATCGATTATTTGACCGGAATCACAAGGAATCAATTGCAGAG TACGAAGCCATCAGAAAGTCCAACGGAACGTATCATCCCTCTGATCCTGAAGAACCGCTGGCGAGCCCCCGACCAAGAGGGCCAGAACCTTGAACGTGGAGATAAAATCTGCGAATCAACTCAATTTAACGGCGATGGAAGTGGAGGCAAAACTCACGAGAATGACTCCGTGGAGGCTCAGGCTGTCAAAGAGCTTATTGAAG AGTCAAGGCGGAAGCTGGAAGAGATGGAGGCAAAGCCTAATCTCAACCTCACCATCCCCCTGCTGGCACAAAACAAGGTGCCTGACGGCTTTGAGGACGGAGACCATTTAAATGTGGAGCTGCGGCCAGATCCT TCAACAGAAGAAGATTATGAAAGAGTTCCTGTTGAAGGCTATGGAATGGCTATTCTGAAGGGGATGGGCTGGAAGAAAGGGGAAGGCATTGGCCGCACCTTTAAGCA AGATGTGAAGCCCTACGAATACAAGCCCCGGGTAATCGGCTTGGGTCTCGGGGCGGATCGCTCGGCCATCAAGGATCTGGAGCCCGGCAAACGTCGGCGCCCGCCCAAGCCCGGCGAGGAGCGTgacaaggaggaagaggaggagcagcTGGTCTTGGCTCGCGGTGGATGTGTGCTGCTGGAGTCAGGGGCACATAAAGAGCGCTATGGAAAG ATTGAAGCTCTGGACACGGACAACGCTCGCGTTTTGGTGAGGTTGGCGATTGGTGGCGACGTGGTGTCAGTCCACCAGTACGCTGTCAAACTGGTCAAGCAGAAGGAATACGACAGATATGGCAAAGACCTCA GTCGTCTCAGCAAAGCACATAAAACCAAGGTAAAAGAGGAGCGAGAGCCTGACGAGCGACAGCAACGGGAAGACAAAGAGAGGCGGCAAACAGACGGGGTCAAACACGCATCTTCCGAAGGAGGAAAAGATGATCGGAAAAGGAAACACAGAGAATCCAGTTATGACAG CGATAAGCCGCTGGAAAAAGAAGCGAGGCAAGCAAAGGCGCCGCCGTCCTGGCTCCAGAGAGACTTGAAAGTTCGTTTTGTGGACAAAGATTTCAAGGGGGGGAAGTACTACAACTCAAAG ATGCGCGTGGAGGATGTGTTAACGCCGTCAACCTGCATTTGTCGTACTGAAGAAGGAAGACTGATAGACG ATGTGACGCAGGATATGCTAGAAACGATTGTGCCCAAAAGTGAATATGACGCCATTATGGTTGTACTGGGTGAGCATCGGGGACAG GTGGGCAGTATTCTGCAACGGGACAAGAACAAATGCAGAGCAACGGTCCAGCTCGACAGATATGAAAAGAAACTCTTCACTTTGGACTATGATTTTATTTGTCACTATGTGGGAGCGACAGACCACTATTGA
- the pqbp1 gene encoding polyglutamine-binding protein 1, whose amino-acid sequence MPLPAALLARLAKRGIVKPSEQGADEEIIAEDYDDNNVDYEATRIENLPPNWYKVFDPTCGLPYYWNVETDLVAWLSPNDPSAQITRAAKKQKAEDDRGERQSDKTDRERDRDRERYRDRERDRDRDRERDERRERDRRKQRREDVAPYRKGKIAKKDDEMDPMDPSAYSDAPKGSWSSGLPKRNEAKTGADTTAAGPLFQQRPYPSPGAVLRANAANQFVNE is encoded by the exons ATGCCCCTTCCTGCAGCATTGCTGGCACGTCTGGCCAAGCGAGGAATTGTCAAACCCTCAGAGCAAG GGGCAGATGAAGAGATTATTGCTGAAGATTACGACGACAACAATGTCGATTATGAAGCCACCAGGATAGAAAATCTGCCGCcaaactggtataaagtgtttGACCCTACTTG CGGCCTTCCTTACTACTGGAATGTGGAAACGGACTTGGTGGCCTGGCTGTCGCCGAACGACCCGTCGGCTCAAATAACAAGAGctgcaaagaaacaaaaag CGGAGGACGACCGAGGTGAGCGTCAGTCTGACAAGACGGACAGAGAGCGGGACCGAGATCGCGAGCGCTACCGAGACAGAGAGCGGGACAGAGACCGCGACCGTGAGAGGGATGAGCGCCGCGAACGAGACAGGAGGAAGCAGAGGCGGGAGGACGTGGCACCCTATAGAAAGGGCAAAATTG CTAAAAAAGATGATGAAATGGACCCCATGGACCCAAGTGCATATTCTGATGCTCCCAA gGGCTCGTGGTCTAGTGGTCTTCCCAAACGTAACGAAGCAAAGACAGGAGCCGACACTACGGCCGCCGGGCCTCTGTTCCAGCAGCGACCGTACCCGAGTCCGGGAGCCGTACTCCGCGCCAATGCAGCAAACCAATTTGTCAACGAGTAA